A stretch of DNA from Anaerolineae bacterium:
GTTGGACGGAGGAGGGGCAATGTGATATGCCGGAAACGCTGCCAGGCGTTGGCACCGTCCACCCGGGCCGCCTCATGAAACACGTCGGGGATGCTCTGCAGGCCGGCGATGAAGATCACCAGGTTGTAGCCCATGTCTTGCCAGACATAGGTCACGATCAGACAGAGCATGGGAAGCGCGACGCCCAACACAGTGGTCTGCGGATCGCTTAGCCATGCCATGCCCTTGAGTCCGAATGACCGCAGGATCAGGTTGAGCAGCCCAAAGGTCGGGTTGTAGATCACCCCCCAGACGAGGGAAACGGCGACCAAGGAGGTGACAGTAGGCAGGAAATAAATGGTGCGGAAGATCGTCTTCAGGCGCTCATGGATGGACTCGATCAGCACAGCTAGAGGCAACGTGATAGACAGATTCAACGGCAAAACCAGCAAGGCGAAGATGAAAGTGTTTTTAACAGCGATCCGAAAGAGCTGTCCTGAAGGAGAGTCAGAGAAGAGCTCCAGATAGTTGCCTAGGCCAATAAATGGATTGCCACCTCCCAGGCCCAAGAAACCGCCTTGTCGAGTGGGGCTATACCGGTACAAGGTGATCAAGACAGCCCAGATCATGGGCAACAGGGTGAAGGCCATCATATAGAGCATAATGGGGGTCAGCGATGCGGCCGCAAAGGCATGTTGGCTGCGCAACAGATGGCCTCGTTTACGCGCTACAACGGTCATGGCACCCCCTTTGGGTAATCGCCAGATATGCCCCAGGCACCAGTTCAGAACCGGCGCCTGGGGCAGCGACGCTGCATGCTTATCCCGGCCTTGCGCCTTCTGCCTTTGGCCTCATCCTTTGAGCTTGCTGTCAATCATGGCATTGGCCTCTTCATGCATGATGGCCAGCACCTCTTGGACTGTGTGCTGACCCTGCATGGTCTCCACCAGGCGCGTCGCAATCACATTATACCAGATGAAATCGCGGTCCTGGAGGTTGCCCACGTAGCGGCCATACGGCAACACCTTCAGGCTGGGGCCCAGCCAGTTCATGTCGTTGAGCAAGGTCGGATCCTCCGCAACGGACTTCAGGGCCGGCACAGTACCGGTGGTCACGTTCCAGGCGCGAGCGTTGACCGGATCCATCGTCGTGAACTTGGAGAACTCCCAGGCCTGCTGCAAGCTCTTGCTGTTAGGCGAGACCACCTTGCCCCATCCGGAGTCGGCTGCGAACGACATCTTCTCGCCATAGTGCGGGCAGGAGACGTAGTCCCATGGGTCAGCGAAATCGGGATGGTTGATGCGGGCCACCGGCACAATCCAGGGGCCGATGTAGCCGATCGCTACCAGGCCCTGGAAGAAGGCGTCGCCCACCCAGTTGGAGTTCGGGTTGAAGGTGAAGGGGTCCACCACCTTATCCTTGACGGCCATGTCCACGAGCCATTGCACGGTGGCCTCCGCCTGCGGGCTGAGGAAGTTCAGGTGGATTTTGTCCTCGGCGAAGTAATCCCCACCGCGCTCGAGGACGCCCTGCCAGTACAGGAAGCCCAGCCCATCGCCAGTGACATAATGGAAACCAGCGACGGTCATGACGTCCCCATCCATTTTGACCAGCTTCTTGGCATCCTCCACCAGCTCCTCCCAGCTCTTCCATTCGGGTGGGTACTTCAGTTGGGCTTCCTCAAACATGCGCTTGTTGACCAGGACACCGCCGTTCTCGAGGTTGTACTCATTGGGCAGCCCATACAGCTTCCCCTCCCAGACGTAGCCGTCCAGCGGGGCTGCGTAGAA
This window harbors:
- a CDS encoding sugar ABC transporter permease, whose protein sequence is MTVVARKRGHLLRSQHAFAAASLTPIMLYMMAFTLLPMIWAVLITLYRYSPTRQGGFLGLGGGNPFIGLGNYLELFSDSPSGQLFRIAVKNTFIFALLVLPLNLSITLPLAVLIESIHERLKTIFRTIYFLPTVTSLVAVSLVWGVIYNPTFGLLNLILRSFGLKGMAWLSDPQTTVLGVALPMLCLIVTYVWQDMGYNLVIFIAGLQSIPDVFHEAARVDGANAWQRFRHITLPLLRPTLTFVIVMTMLSSWQVFVIFYVMTRGGPGNATRTLVLHIYETAFRYQEMGLAATMAMALFAMILVTTLIQLRLLRKEWEY
- a CDS encoding substrate-binding domain-containing protein; the encoded protein is MKAMQACGMSRREFLRLVGASAAGLAMGSWAVACAPSTPAPAPAEKPSAAETPAPAPSKITLRLWSHSNPAFVQANENAIKKWQEAHPDVEVKYEYFPYGEFIQTIQTSMAAKTEADVIEMFGSWVQSYAKGGTLAEALEDVVSMSQARELFYAAPLDGYVWEGKLYGLPNEYNLENGGVLVNKRMFEEAQLKYPPEWKSWEELVEDAKKLVKMDGDVMTVAGFHYVTGDGLGFLYWQGVLERGGDYFAEDKIHLNFLSPQAEATVQWLVDMAVKDKVVDPFTFNPNSNWVGDAFFQGLVAIGYIGPWIVPVARINHPDFADPWDYVSCPHYGEKMSFAADSGWGKVVSPNSKSLQQAWEFSKFTTMDPVNARAWNVTTGTVPALKSVAEDPTLLNDMNWLGPSLKVLPYGRYVGNLQDRDFIWYNVIATRLVETMQGQHTVQEVLAIMHEEANAMIDSKLKG